TTATTTTCTCTAAGTACAGGGTTTAGTCGGGTTGATAACCCAGCAAGTAATGATGAGGCTTGGGTTACTCAATTTGGCTATAACTACCAATTCTCGCCATTCATTGGGCTCGATATGGGATATTCTGGCATGATCGGAAACGGGGCTAACATGCTGAATAATCAGCAACAAAAAATAGATGTTAAGGTCGAAGGATTCTATTTCGGCGCTTTTATGGAACAACCGATCAACAATATCACTGTACTTTATGCCCGAGGCGGCTTGGCACGGATGAAAGTCAAAGAACGCTATGAATTAGGTTCAGTCAATGCTAATCGCCAACTTTCAGGGACCAATCCCTATATAGGTATTGGCACCAAAGTACAATCGAGCATAGACAAAAGTTTGGCGCTGACGATGGAGCTTAACTACCAATCCTTAGAGCAGGATTATTCTAGCCTCTCCTTTACTGTCGGCGGGCAATATCGTTTTTAATCAATACCTGATAAGCATTTTTTGGTAGGCTAGGCACCTGTTTAAATACACTACAAAAGTTTTTATGAAACAAGCCATTCGAAAAAAGCTATTAGAAAAGGTCGAAAACACGACAGAAACTCCGATGTTGGTTCTTTCCGTCATCTATGTTGTCGTTGCCCTATTGCCCGACATCGCGGTGTTATCTCCTGAAGATCTTGAGTTTCTTGATGGCTTACTCTGGATTGTTTGGGGCGTTTTCGCAACAGAACTGTTAGTAAAAATCTTTGTTAGCCCCAAACCTCTACAGTACATGATTCAAAACTGGCCAGATGTACTGATCGTAGCAATGCCGTTCTTACGTCCTCTGCGTTTTCTGCGCATCTTATTGGTACTACCGAAAGCGTGGAGACAAACGAGATCGGTTCTGCGCCAAAAAACATTCAGTTTTATCGGGCTCACCAGTCTTTCAACGGTATTACTCTCCGCCGCTTTCGTATATTTGGTTGAGAAAGGGACACCCAGCCCAATCAACAGTTATTCGGATGCGCTCTGGTGGGCAATGTCGACAATTACGACCGTGGGTTACGGGGATATGTATCCAGTGACAGGTTTTGGGCGGGGCGTAGCGGTATTTTTGATGCTAACGGGGATTACTCTGTTCGGTTTATTAACCGCGAGCGTGGCTTCTTTTTTCGTGGAAGACGACACGGCGAAAAAAGATCATGTGACGATCAATACGTTGCTAGAGAAAAGTGAACAGCTTGAAATGCAATTGAATCAATTGGTTGAGGCACAGAAACCAAGACGGCGTTTTCATCTGGCGAGCTATCGTCAACAGCTCGCCGAACGTGAAAATCAACGAAAGAATCAGAAACCGAAAACGAAACGCCGTCGGTTATCTCTCTAGCTTAGCGGTATCAATTAAGAACGCATGGTGTGGCGGCGAAATACCGCCACAAATGCTGCAATCGCCAAGAAGAAGCAGTAGTAGGAATAGCTCACTACACTCAGTGGCGACATGTGGAAAATGGAACCCAACAGCAAGGCTTGTGCGCCATAAGGCAGTATGCCCTGCAGAATACACGAGAAGATATCCAGTAAGCTGGCTGAGCGTTTCGCGGTAACGCCATTCTGCTCTGCCAATTCCTTCGCCACACCACCGCTCACAATAATGGCCACCGTGTTATTCGCTGTACATGCATTGGTTAAAGCCACCAAGCCCGCAATCCCTAATTCACTGGCACGCATCTTTTGCACATCGTTGTGTGAACGAGCGAATTTGCTGATCATTCGGCTAATTTGGTGAGTTAAGAATGCCAATCCGCCTTGTTGTTTCATCAGCTCACCCATACCACCAATCAGCATCGACAGCAGGAAAATCTCCTGCATGTTACCGAAACCCGCATACACATCTTTGGTTAAAGATGAAAGAGAATAACCATCGCAGAAGCCGCCGACACCAGCCGCCATCATAATGCCGACCAACAGTACAACGAAGACATTCAAACCCATTACCGCAAGAACCAAGATGGTCAGATAAGGCAGGACTTTCAGCCATTCGATAGCAGAAGTTTGAGGTGATTGTGCTGTTTGACTGCTGAAAGCGAAAACCACCAAGGCAAGTACGGCCGCAGGTAAAGCAATACGGATGTTCTCTTTAAACTTGTCGCGCATATGGCAGCCTTGCGAACGTGTGGCTGCAATCGTGGTATCAGAGATGATGGAGAGGTTGTCACCAAACATAGCACCACTTAACACTACACCTGCCGTCAAACCCAAGTTCAATTCAGCCGCTTGCGCGATGCCTAAAGCAACAGGAGCAATTGCCGCAATGGTTCCCATTGAGGTACCCATCGCCGTTGCCACAAAAGCGGAGATGACAAACAAACCCGGCAGGATCAGGCTTGCTGGCAGCAGTGATAAACCAAGGTTTACTGTGGCATCCACGCCACCTGTCGCTTTCGCAACCGCAGCAAACGCACCGGCCAAAAGGTAGATGATGCACATCGCCATAATATCGCTATGCCCTACCCCTTTTAAGAATTGTTCGATGGCTCGGTTAAGGGATTCTTTACTTAAAGTAATCGCCAATACCACCGCCGGAATCACCGCAACAGGTGCTGGCAATTGATAAAAAGCAAACTCAACCCCTTGCCAAGTCAGATAGCTGCCCACGCCCATAAAGAGCAGTAAGAAAACCATTAACGGTAATAATGCTAATGCATTGGGCTGTTGAGGTTTGGAAGAAGGAGTGTAGTGCATGCAGGTATCAAATCGTTGTAACTAAATAGGGCGCAAAGCCTAAAGGCTAGCCAAACACATGTCAAGCGTCTAGACGTCCAAACATCCATTAATTACACGTTTATGCCTAATAATTTTGGGGTTTATTTTTCCTTGCAATGGGTATATCAATACTGCAGAAACTCTAAGAAACAGGAATTATTATGCTCAACATCGTTTTTTTTAGTGCAAAATCCTACGACATCGCTTCGTTTAATAAGATTGTCGATCATTCACAGTTCACTCTCCACTTCCATGATTTTCGGTTGACCGAAAAAACCGCGCAGATGGCCAAAGGGTGTGAGGCGGTTTGTGCCTTCGTGAACGATGATCTTAATGCCAACGTTTTAGAGCAACTCTATCAAGGTGGCACACGTTTGATCGCCATGCGCTGTGCCGGATTCGATAAAGTAGATCTAGAAGCAGCGAAAAAGCTGGGTATTCAAGTAGTTCGAGTACCCGCTTACTCACCGGAAGCAGTAGCTGAGCATGCTGTGGGGATGATGATGTGTCTAAACCGCCGTTTTCATAAAGCGTATCAACGCACCCGAGATGCTAACTTCTCGCTCGATGGACTAGTCGGTTTTAACTTTTTCGGCAAAACCGTGGGAGTCATTGGTTCTGGGAAAATTGGCGTCGCCACCATGCGTATTTTAAAAGGCTTAGGTATGCAGATCCTCTGCTTTGATCCTTACCCAAATCCAGATGCGGTTGCATTAGGTGCTCGCTATGTGGAACTGCCGGAGTTATTTGCAAAAAGTGACATCATCACGCTGCATTGCCCGATGACAAAAGAAAACTATCATCTGCTCAACGATACCGCATTCGCTCAGATGAAAGATGGAGTAATGATCATCAATACAAGCCGAGGTGAGCTGCTTGATTCAGCCGCGGCGATCGA
This genomic window from Vibrio mimicus contains:
- a CDS encoding outer membrane beta-barrel protein, which gives rise to MARSYIWLLLCCWFTLPAYAGSSPYLFSLSTGFSRVDNPASNDEAWVTQFGYNYQFSPFIGLDMGYSGMIGNGANMLNNQQQKIDVKVEGFYFGAFMEQPINNITVLYARGGLARMKVKERYELGSVNANRQLSGTNPYIGIGTKVQSSIDKSLALTMELNYQSLEQDYSSLSFTVGGQYRF
- a CDS encoding potassium channel family protein; translated protein: MKQAIRKKLLEKVENTTETPMLVLSVIYVVVALLPDIAVLSPEDLEFLDGLLWIVWGVFATELLVKIFVSPKPLQYMIQNWPDVLIVAMPFLRPLRFLRILLVLPKAWRQTRSVLRQKTFSFIGLTSLSTVLLSAAFVYLVEKGTPSPINSYSDALWWAMSTITTVGYGDMYPVTGFGRGVAVFLMLTGITLFGLLTASVASFFVEDDTAKKDHVTINTLLEKSEQLEMQLNQLVEAQKPRRRFHLASYRQQLAERENQRKNQKPKTKRRRLSL
- a CDS encoding Na+/H+ antiporter NhaC family protein produces the protein MVFLLLFMGVGSYLTWQGVEFAFYQLPAPVAVIPAVVLAITLSKESLNRAIEQFLKGVGHSDIMAMCIIYLLAGAFAAVAKATGGVDATVNLGLSLLPASLILPGLFVISAFVATAMGTSMGTIAAIAPVALGIAQAAELNLGLTAGVVLSGAMFGDNLSIISDTTIAATRSQGCHMRDKFKENIRIALPAAVLALVVFAFSSQTAQSPQTSAIEWLKVLPYLTILVLAVMGLNVFVVLLVGIMMAAGVGGFCDGYSLSSLTKDVYAGFGNMQEIFLLSMLIGGMGELMKQQGGLAFLTHQISRMISKFARSHNDVQKMRASELGIAGLVALTNACTANNTVAIIVSGGVAKELAEQNGVTAKRSASLLDIFSCILQGILPYGAQALLLGSIFHMSPLSVVSYSYYCFFLAIAAFVAVFRRHTMRS
- a CDS encoding 2-hydroxyacid dehydrogenase, translated to MLNIVFFSAKSYDIASFNKIVDHSQFTLHFHDFRLTEKTAQMAKGCEAVCAFVNDDLNANVLEQLYQGGTRLIAMRCAGFDKVDLEAAKKLGIQVVRVPAYSPEAVAEHAVGMMMCLNRRFHKAYQRTRDANFSLDGLVGFNFFGKTVGVIGSGKIGVATMRILKGLGMQILCFDPYPNPDAVALGARYVELPELFAKSDIITLHCPMTKENYHLLNDTAFAQMKDGVMIINTSRGELLDSAAAIEALKRGRIGALGLDVYDNEKDLFFQDKSNDVIVDDVFRRLSACHNVLFTGHQAFLTEDALNNIAQTTLNNVQLFFSHQPSGNELIQ